A region from the Musa acuminata AAA Group cultivar baxijiao chromosome BXJ1-10, Cavendish_Baxijiao_AAA, whole genome shotgun sequence genome encodes:
- the LOC135595907 gene encoding acetyl-CoA carboxylase 1-like, giving the protein MAETLQMNGLVNGTFQVRHAATMSEIDDFCKSLGGKTPIHSILVANNGMAAVKFMRSVRTWAYETFGTEKAILLVAMATPEDLKINAEHIRIADQFVEVPGGTNNNNYANVQLIVELAEITRVSAVWPGWGHASENPELPDALNAKGIIFLGPPAAPMAALGDKIGSSLIAQAAGVPTLPWSGSHVTIPPESCLDSIPEEIYRNACVYSTEEAVASCHVVGYPAMIKASWGGGGKGIRKVHNDEEVRALFKQVQGEVPGSPIFIMKVASQSRHLEVQLLCDQYGNVAALHSRDCSVQRRHQKIIEEGPITVAPPETVKLLEQAARRLAKCVGYVGAATVEYLYSMETGEYYFLELNPRLQVEHPVTEWIAEVNLPAAQVAVGMGIPLWQIPEIRRFYGMDHGGGYNAWKRTSVLATPFDFDKAESVWPKGHCIAVRVTSEDPDDGFKPTSGKVQELSFKSKPNVWAYFSVKSGGGIHEFSDSQFGHVFAFGESRALAIANMVLGLKEIQIRGEIRTNVDYTIDLLNASEYRDNKIHTGWLDSRIAMRVRAERPPWYLSVVGGALYKASTSSAAIVSEYVGYLGKGQIPPKHISLVNSDVTLNIEGSKYTIEMVRGGPGSYKLRMNGSEIEAEIHTLRDGGLLMQLDGNSHVIYAEEEAAGTRLLIDGRTCLLQNDHDPSKLIAETPCKLLRFLVSDGAHVETDTPYAEVEVMKMCMPLLLPASGVIHFVMSEGQAMQAGDLIAKLDLDDPSAVRRAEPFHGSFPKLGPPTAVSGKVHQRCAASLSSARMILAGYEHNINEVVQDLLHCLDSPELPFLQWQESMSVLATRLPKDLRNELDTKYKEHEAISTFQKNLDFPAKLLKGVLEGHLSSCTEKEKATQERLVEPLMSLVKSYEGGRESHARVIVRSLFEEYLTVEELFSDSIQADVIERLRLQHKKDLLKIVDIVLSHQGVRSKNKLILRLMEAMVYPNPAAYHDLLIRFSALNHTTYSELALKASQLLEQTKLSELRTSIARSLSELEMFTEEGERLSTPRRKSAINERMEDLVGTPLAVEDALIAFFDHSDPTLQRRVVETYIRRLYQPYLIKESVRMQWHRSGLIASWEFSQEHIEKKNKSQDPSNCLSSVEKHCEKRWGAMVIIKSLQLLPAAINTALKETTQCMNSDIDHEIIPNGLPGCSGKGNMLHVALVGINNQMSTLQDSGDEDQAQERINKLAKILKENTLSSDLQDADVRVISCIIQRDEGRVPMRHSFHWSAEKMYYEEEPLLRHLEPPLSTFLELEKLKGYRNLQYTSSRDRQWRLYTTLDSKAVIRRMFLRTLLRQPSTINGFASSQVLDTEISRAQPSLSFTSISILRSLMAALEELELHVHNTTTRSDHSHMYICILREQQLHDLLPPSRILALDSCQDETTICLILKEMALKIHELVGVRMHRLAVCEWEVKLWLNSDGLAAWRIVVTNVTGHTCTVHIYREVENINSHEMVYHSITPANGPLHGVPLNAQYSPLGFIDQKRLVARKNNTTYCYDFPLAFETALRRSWASYASIDARVNDNKDLIKFTELVFAEKFGAWGTPLVPASRSSGLNDIGMIAWLMEMSTPEFPDGRKIIVVANDVTFKVGSFGPREDAFFHAVTNLACDKKLPLIYLAANSGARIGAAEEVKSCFKVGWSDESSPERGFHYIYLTPEDYQRIGSSVIAHELKLENGEIRWVIDTIVGKADDLGVENLSGSGAIAGVYSKAYNEIFTLTYVTGRTVGIGAYLARLGMRCIQRLDQPIILTGFSTLNKLLGREVYSSHMQLGGPKIMATNGVVHLTVSDDLEGISAILRWLSYVPPYIGGPLPILRSLDPPERLVEYFPENSCDPRAAICGSNGNNGKWLGGIFDKDSFIETLEGWAKTVVTGRAKLGGIPVGVIAVETQTVMQIIPADPGQLDSHERVVPQAGQVWFPDSATKTAQALLDFNREELPLFILANWRGFSGGQRDLFEGILQAGSTIVENLRTYKQPVFVYIPMTGELRGGAWVVVDSKINPEHIEMYAERTAKGNVLEPEGMIEIKFRTKDLIECMGRLDHEIISLKAKLQDIKAGIVSGDAEALRKSIMTREKKLLPVYTQIATQFADLHDTSLRMAAKGVIKKVVDWEESRSFFYKRLHRRVSEGSLVRIVRNAAGEQLSNTSAIELLKKWFLASEQAGAVSAVWEDDDAFFSWRDDSRNYEKYLEELRFQKVFKQLMELGESPSDLQVLPQCLSTVLSKMDSASRAHLVEDIKKVLD; this is encoded by the exons GTCACAATACCACCAGAGAGTTGTTTAGATTCAATTCCAGAGGAAATATATAGGAATGCTTGTGTATATTCAACAGAAGAAGCAGTTGCTAGCTGTCATGTGGTTGGTTACCCAGCCATGATCAAAGCATCTTGGGGTGGTGGTGGTAAAGGGATAAGGAAG GTTCATAATGATGAAGAAGTTAGAGCTCTGTTCAAACAAGTGCAAGGTGAAGTTCCGGGGTCTCCAATATTCATAATGAAGGTAGCATCACAG AGCCGGCATTTAGAAGTTCAGTTACTATGTGACCAGTATGGAAATGTGGCTGCTTTGCACAGTCGAGACTGTAGTGTTCAAAGGAGACATCAAAAG ATCATTGAGGAAGGCCCGATTACAGTTGCCCCTCCCGAGACAGTAAAACTACTTGAGCAGGCTGCTAGGAGGCTTGCAAAGTGTGTAGGTTATGTTGGTGCTGCTACTGTTGAGTATCTTTACAGCATGGAAACTGGTGAATACTACTTTCTAGAGCTCAACCCGCGGCTACAG GTCGAACATCCTGTAACTGAGTGGATAGCTGAAGTAAACTTGCCAGCGGCTCAAGTTGCAGTAGGGATGGGAATTCCTCTTTGGCAAATTCCAG AAATCAGACGCTTCTATGGAATGGATCATGGTGGAGGTTATAATGCCTGGAAGAGAACTTCTGTTCTTGCAACtccttttgactttgataaagcagAGTCTGTTTGGCCTAAAGGTCATTGCATAGCTGTTCGTGTTACTAGCGAGGATCCAGATGATGGCTTCAAGCCAACTAGTGGGAAAGTGCAG GAATTAAGTTTTAAAAGCAAGCCTAATGTTTGGGCCTACTTCTCTGTTAAG TCTGGAGGTGGCATTCACGAGTTCTCTGATTCTCAATTTG GTCATGTTTTTGCATTTGGAGAGTCTAGAGCTTTGGCGATAGCTAACATGGTTCTTGGTCTGAAAGAGATCCAAATCCGGGGAGAAATCCGAACCAATGTTGATTACACCATAGATCTTTTAAAC GCTTCAGAATATAGAGACAACAAAATCCACACAGGTTGGCTTGATAGTAGAATTGCTATGAGGGTTAGAGCTGAAAGACCTCCTTGGTATCTTTCAGTTGTCGGAGGGGCTCTCTAT AAAGCATCCACTAGCAGTGCAGCCATTGTTTCAGAGTATGTTGGTTATCTCGGAAAAGGTCAAATCCCACCGAAG CACATATCACTTGTCAACTCTGATGTTACTTTGAATATAGAAGGGAGTAAATACACG ATTGAAATGGTAAGGGGTGGGCCTGGTAGCTACAAGCTTAGGATGAATGGTTCAGAGATTGAAGCAGAAATTCATACTTTGCGTGACGGTGGTCTTCTGATGCAG TTGGATGGAAATAGTCATGTGATTTATGCTGAAGAAGAGGCTGCTGGCACTCGCCTTCTTATTGATGGAAGGACTTGTTTGTTACAG AACGACCATGATCCATCAAAATTGATAGCTGAGACACCATGCAAACTGCTTCGCTTCTTGGTTTCTGATGGTGCTCATGTTGAGACTGATACACCATATGCTGAGGTTGAGGTTATGAAGATGTGCATGCCATTGCTATTGCCTGCTTCTGGAGTTATCCATTTTGTGATGTCTGAGGGCCAGGCAATGCAG GCTGGTGACCTCATAGCAAAGCTTGATTTGGATGATCCCTCTGCTGTGAGAAGAGCTGAACCATTTCATGGCTCATTTCCTAAATTAGGGCCTCCTACTGCAGTTTCTGGCAAAGTACACCAAAGATGTGCTGCAAGTTTGAGTTCTGCAAGAATGATTCTTGCAGGATATGAGCATAACATCAATGAA GTTGTTCAAGACCTTCTTCACTGTCTTGACAGTCCAGAGCTCCCTTTCCTACAATGGCAGGAAAGCATGTCTGTATTGGCAACTCGTCTACCAAAAGATCTTAGAAATGAG TTGGACACAAAATATAAGGAGCATGAAGCAATATCAACTTTTCAGAAAAATTTGGACTTCCCTGCCAAGTTACTAAAGGGAGTTCTTGAG GGCCATCTCTCATCCTGCACCGAGAAAGAAAAGGCCACGCAGGAGAGGCTTGTGGAGCCTCTGATGAGTCTTGTGAAGTCATATGAGGGTGGTAGAGAAAGCCATGCTCGTGTTATAGTGCGGTCTCTGTTTGAGGAGTATCTAACTGTTGAAGAACTGTTCAGTGATAGCATTCAG GCTGATGTCATAGAACGTCTCCGGCTTCAACATAAGAAGGATCTCCTGAAGATCGTAGACATAGTATTGTCTCATCAG GGTGTCAGGAGTAAAAACAAGCTGATACTACGACTCATGGAAGCAATGGTTTACCCTAACCCTGCTGCCTACCATGATCTACTGATTCGTTTCTCTGCTCTTAACCATACAACATACTCTGAG TTGGCACTGAAAGCGAGTCAACTTCTTGAGCAAACTAAGTTGAGTGAATTACGTACGAGCATTGCCAGAAGCCTCTCTGAACTGGAAATGTTTACTGAAGAAGGAGAACGCCTATCTACCCCCAGGAGGAAGAGTGCTATTAATGAGAGGATGGAGGATCTGGTTGGTACTCCATTAGCTGTTGAGGATGCCCTTATAGCTTTCTTCGATCATAGTGATCCCACCCTTCAGAGGAGGGTCGTGGAAACATATATTCGTAGATTGTATCAG CCCTACCTCATAAAGGAAAGTGTTCGCATGCAATGGCACCGATCGGGTCTGATAGCCTCCTGGGAATTTTCTCAAGAACACATTGAGAAGAAAAATAAGTCTCAAGATCCATCAAATTGTTTGTCATCAGTAGAGAAACACTGTGAAAAGAGATGGGGGGCAATGGTTATTATTAAATCTCTTCAGCTTCTGCCAGCAGCAATTAACACTGCTTTGAAAGAGACCACTCAATGCATGAATTCTGATATTGATCATGAAATAATCCCAAATGGGCTTCCTGGGTGTTCTGGTAAAGGCAATATGCTTCATGTTGCTTTAGTTGGCATTAATAACCAAATGAGTACTCTTCAGGATAG TGGCGATGAGGACCAGGCCCAGGAGAGGATAAATAAACTGGCAAAGATTTTGAAGGAGAATACTTTAAGCTCTGATCTTCAAGATGCAGATGTCAGGGTCATTAGCTGCATCATACAGAGAGATGAAGGACGAGTACCGATGCGCCACTCCTTCCACTGGTCAGCTGAAAAGATGTATTATGAAGAAGAACCTTTACTTCGTCACCTGGAACCTCCTCTCTCTACATTTCTTGAATTG GAAAAGCTGAAAGGCTACAGAAACTTACAATATACCTCTTCAAGGGATCGCCAGTGGCGTCTGTACACTACTTTAGATAGCAAGGCTGTTATCCGGCGGATGTTTCTCCGGACACTTCTCAGACAACCAAGCACAATTAATGGCTTTGCATCAAGTCAAGTTCTTGACACAGAAATAAGCCGTGCCCAACCTTCTTTGTCCTTTACATCTATAAGTATACTGAGGTCATTAATGGCAGCTTTAGAAGAGTTGGAATTACATGTCCACAACACAACCACCAGGTCTGATCATTCTcacatgtatatttgtatattgcGGGAGCAACAACTTCATGATCTTTTACCACCTTCAAG GATATTGGCCCTAGATTCTTGTCAAGATGAAACCACTATTTGTCTAATATTAAAGGAAATGGCTCTTAAGATTCATGAATTGGTTGGTGTTCGTATGCACCGTCTGGCTGTCTGTGAGTGGGAAGTGAAGCTATGGCTGAATTCTGATGGACTAGCTGCATGGAGAATTGTGGTGACCAATGTTACTGGTCATACTTGCACCGTTCAT ATCTATCGAGAAGTGGAGAATATCAATTCACATGAAATGGTTTACCATTCTATCACCCCTGCGAATGGTCCCCTCCATGGTGTCCCATTGAATGCTCAGTATTCGCCACTGGGGTTCATCGATCAAAAACGTTTAGTGGCTAGGAAAAACAACACAACATACTGCTACGACTTTCCCCTG GCATTTGAGACTGCACTTCGACGGTCATGGGCTTCTTATGCCTCTATTGATGCTAGAGTGAATGACAATAAAGATCTCATCAAATTTACAGAACTGGTGTTCGCCGAGAAGTTTGGAGCTTGGGGCACTCCGCTAGTCCCTGCTAGCCGGTCCTCTGGTCTCAATGACATTGGCATGATAGCCTGGTTGATGGAGATGTCCACTCCAGAATTCCCTGATGGGAGAAAGATTATAGTTGTGGCAAATGATGTTACCTTCAAAGTTGGTTCATTTGGTCCAAGAGAAGATGCATTCTTCCATGCAGTAACTAATTTGGCTTGTGATAAGAAGCTCCCTTTGATCTATCTGGCAGCAAATTCTGGTGCTCGGATTGGAGCAGCTGAAGAAGTGAAATCTTGCTTTAAGGTTGGTTGGTCTGATGAGTCGAGCCCAGAACGTGGTTTTCACTACATCTATCTGACTCCAGAAGACTATCAACGTATTGGTTCCTCTGTTATTGCTCATGAACTGAAACTGGAAAATGGTGAGATCAGATGGGTCATAGATACGATAGTGGGAAAAGCGGATGACTTGGGAGTTGAGAACCTATCAGGAAGTGGTGCTATTGCTGGTGTTTATTCGAAGGCATATAATGAGATATTCACTCTTACCTATGTGACTGGACGAACCGTTGGTATCGGAGCATATCTTGCTCGGCTTGGCATGAGGTGCATTCAGCGTCTTGATCAGCCTATAATTCTCACTGGATTTTCTACTTTGAACAAACTTCTCGGGCGTGAAGTATACAGTTCTCACATGCAACTGGGTGGCCCAAAGATCATGGCCACAAATGGGGTTGTTCATCTGACTGTATCAGATGATCTCGAGGGCATTTCAGCCATTTTGAGATGGCTTAGCTATGTTCCTCCTTACATAGGTGGCCCACTTCCCATATTGAGATCCCTGGATCCACCGGAGAGGCTTGTCGAATATTTCCCTGAGAATTCTTGTGATCCACGTGCTGCTATTTGTGGAAGTAATGGAAACAATGGCAAGTGGTTAGGAGGCATATTCGACAAAGACAGCTTTATAGAGACGCTGGAAGGTTGGGCGAAAACTGTGGTCACGGGAAGAGCAAAGCTTGGCGGAATTCCTGTAGGGGTCATAGCTGTTGAGACACAGACGGTGATGCAAATTATCCCTGCAGACCCTGGTCAGCTTGATTCCCATGAACGTGTCGTCCCACAAGCAGGACAAGTTTGGTTCCCTGACTCTGCAACTAAAACAGCCCAGGCTCTCTTAGACTTTAATCGCGAAGAACTTCCACTTTTTATCCTTGCCAACTGGAGAGGGTTTTCTGGTGGGCAGAGAGACCTATTTGAAGGGATACTCCAGGCAGGGTCTACGATTGTTGAGAACTTGAGGACATACAAACAACCTGTATTTGTGTACATTCCCATGACCGGAGAGCTTCGTGGGGGTGCATGGGTTGTCGTGGACAGCAAGATTAATCCAGAGCACATTGAGATGTATGCTGAACGGACTGCCAAGGGCAATGTGCTTGAGCCTGAAGGAatgattgaaatcaaattcaGGACAAAAGACCTCATCGAATGCATGGGTAGGCTTGACCATGAGATTATCAGTTTGAAAGCAAAGCTTCAGGACATCAAGGCTGGCATAGTCTCTGGTGATGCAGAAGCACTTCGAAAGAGCATAATGACTCGGGAGAAGAAGCTGTTACCTGTCTACACTCAAATAGCCACACAGTTCGCCGACTTGCATGACACTTCCCTCAGGATGGCTGCTAAGGGGGTGATCAAGAAAGTTGTGGATTGGGAGGAATCTCGTTCTTTCTTCTACAAAAGGCTACACAGGAGAGTCTCAGAGGGATCACTCGTAAGAATTGTTAGAAATGCTGCTGGAGAGCAGTTGTCGAATACATCAGCTATAGAATTGCTGAAGAAATGGTTTCTGGCTTCTGAGCAAGCTGGAGCAGTGAGTGCTGTGTGGGAGGACGACGATGCTTTCTTTTCCTGGAGAGATGATTCTAGAAACTATGAGAAGTATCTTGAGGAGTTGAGGTTTCAAAAAGTATTTAAACAACTCATGGAACTCGGTGAATCGCCTTCCGATTTGCAAGTTTTGCCTCAATGTCTTTCTACTGTTCTTAGCAAG ATGGATTCAGCCAGCAGAGCGCATCTGGTTGAAGATATCAAAAAAGTTCTCGACTGA
- the LOC135595908 gene encoding uncharacterized protein LOC135595908, with product MARKPSGSNSCCAVCEGSNLASVCAPCVNYRINYYSTVLISRKNVRESLYSRLSGELEAKRKADEQINWRVTETEKLKKLKDHGNYLKMQLAEEKAKLAEASNDLKLRHESLDSAFATIKRNRMELLDKFNSDLIYSQRLAHMATSERIHKQSVVIKQICKLFPMRQVNSDGAKDGSNGFYDQICNARLPRGLDPHSVPSEELAASLGYMVQLLNLVVPSLAAPALHNSGFAGSCSRIWQRDSYWDARPSSQSKEYPLFIPRQNFCSSSGENSWSDRSSSNFGVASVELERKPCLESSRSSSFNYSSASPHSFETHKDLQKGISLLKKSVACITAYCYNSLCLDVPPEASTFEAFAKLLVALSSSGELQSTRNSLKMACSRPEKQARQVKRSSVWNVNSGATSSLVDSMQTTIMVRPNARGSSHLANSDTSFLYSAEMTEFGKSESLVEEWDIVECPTLPPPPSQVEDVEHWTRAMFTDATKK from the exons ATGGCGAGGAAGCCCAGCGGCAGCAACAGCTGCTGCGCCGTCTGCGAGGGTTCCAATCTCGCTTCCGTCTGCGCGCCCTGCGTTAATTATAG AATAAATTATTATAGCACCGTGTTGATATCGCGGAAGAACGTCCGGGAATCCCTCTATTCGAGGCTGAGCGGTGAACTGGAGGCGAAG AGGAAAGCAGATGAACAAATTAATTGGAGAGTGACAGAAACCGAGAAACTCAAGAAGCTGAAGGATCATGGAAACTACTTAAAGATGCAACTTGCAGAAG AGAAGGCTAAGCTTGCAGAAGCCTCAAATGATTTGAAATTGAGACATGAGTCACTGGATTCAGCTTTTGCAACA ATAAAAAGGAACCGTATGGAGTTGTTGGATAAATTTAATAGTGATCTTATATACAGCCAGCGCTTAGCCCAT ATGGCAACCTCTGAACGTATTCATAAGCAGTCCGTGGTTATAAAACAGATCTGCAAACTCTTCCCAATGCGTCAG GTGAACTCAGATGGAGCAAAGGATGGATCAAATGGTTTTTATGACCAAATATGCAATGCACGTTTACCTAGAGGACTTGATCCACATTCTGTTCCATCTGAAGAGCTTGCAGCTTCCTTGGG GTACATGGTCCAATTGTTAAATCTCGTTGTTCCAAGTTTGGCTGCTCCAGCACTGCACAATTCAGGTTTCGCG GGTTCCTGCTCACGTATATGGCAACGAGATTCATATTGGGATGCTCGCCCATCTTCACAGAG CAAGGAATATCCACTTTTTATACCACGCCAGAATTTCTGCTCTTCCAGTGGGGAAAATTCATGGTCTGATAGAAGTTCCTCTAATTTTGGTGTTGCTTCAGTGGAGTTAGAAAGAAAGCCTTGTTTAGAGAGTTCCAGAAGTAGTAGCTTCAATTATTCCTCTGCCTCACCACATTCTTTTGAGACTCACAAGGACCTGCAGAAAGGGATATCACTTCTCAAGAAAAGTGTGGCATGCATCACAGCATACTGCTATAATTCATTATGTCTGGATGTGCCCCCTGAAGCTTCTACTTTTGAAGCATTTGCTAAATTGTTGGTTGCTCTATCTTCTTCAGGAGAACTACAATCAACAAGAAATTCATTGAAGATGGCATGCTCAAG ACCAGAAAAGCAAGCTCGGCAGGTGAAGAGATCATCAGTGTGGAATGTAAATTCAGGGGCTACATCAAGCTTGGTTGACAGCATGCAGACAACGATCATGGTGAGGCCAAATGCTCGTGGTAGCAGCCACCTTGCGAATTCTGACACAAGTTTTCTCTACTCTGCTGAGATGACCGAATTCGGAAAGTCGGAAAGCCTTGTGGAAGAATGGGATATTGTGGAATGTCCTACACTTCCTCCACCACCATCACAAGTGGAAGATGTCGAACACTGGACGCGAGCCATGTTCACAGACGCCACAAAGAAATAG
- the LOC135595906 gene encoding alanine--glyoxylate aminotransferase 2 homolog 1, mitochondrial-like: protein MFLRRNLWRSGLRSEAQLRELLRRGLSSASPSLPPFDHQPRPYKGMLADEVLEKRKKFLGPSLFYYYQKPLNIVEGKMQYLYDETGKRYLDAFAGIVTVSCGHCHPDVVNAVVEQSQLLQHTTTIYLHHAIVEFAEALASKMPGNLKVVYFVNSGTEANELAMLMARMYTGNLGMIALRNAYHGGSAGTIGLTALHTWKYPIPQGEIHHVMNPDPYRGAFGSDAARYAKEVEDHINYGTSGNVAGFIAETFQGVGGAVELAPGYLKLVYDIVRKSGGVCIADEVQSGFGRTGSHYWGFETQGVIPDIVTMAKGIGNGLPLGAVVTTPEIASVMSKRIQFNTFGGNPVCSAGGLAVLKVLDKEKRQAHCADVGFQLIDRLRTLQQKHDIIGDVRGRGLMLGVELVSDKDKTPAKAEAAVLFEKLKDLGVLVGKGGLHGNVFRIKPPMCFTKQDADFLVDALDYAISRL, encoded by the exons ATGTTCCTCCGGCGCAATCTGTGGCGGAGCGGCCTCCGATCGGAGGCGCAGCTCCGCGAGCTTCTCCGCCGCGGCCTCTCCTCCGCGTCGCCGTCACTGCCCCCCTTCGACCACCAGCCGCGGCCGTACAAGGGGATGCTGGCCGATGAGGTCCTCGAGAAGCGGAAGAAGTTTCTTGGACCATCGCTGTTCTATTACTACCAGAAGCCA cTGAATATTGTGGAAGGGAAAATGCAGTATCTTTATGACGAGACCGGAAAACGTTATCTTGATGCCTTCGCCGGCATAGTCACGGTATCTTGCGGGCATTGTCATCCTGATGTGGTGAACGCGGTGGTGGAGCAGTCACAGTTACTCCAGCACACCACCACCATTTATTTGCATCATGCCATTGTTGAGTTTGCTGAAGCTCTAGCTTCGAAAATGCCAGGCAACCTTAAG GTTGTGTATTTCGTCAATTCAGGGACTGAAGCAAATGAATTAGCAATGTTGATGGCTCGAATGTATACTGGGAATCTAGGCATGATTGCCTTGAGAAATGCATACCATGGTGGAAGTGCTGGTACAATAGGACTGACAGCTTTGCATACTTGGAAATACCCAATTCCTCAG GGTGAGATTCATCATGTTATGAACCCTGACCCTTATCGAGGAGCATTTGGCTCTGATGCAGCTCGTTATGCAAAAGAAGTCGAAGACCATATTAACTATGGTACTTCTGGAAATGTCGCAGGCTTTATTGCAGAAACTTTTCAG GGAGTTGGAGGTGCTGTTGAATTGGCACCAGGGTACCTAAAGTTGGTATATGATATCGTTCGGAAGTCTGGTGGagtctgcatagcagatgaggttCAGAGCGGATTTGGCAGGACAGGAAGCCATTATTGGGGATTTGAGACGCAGGGTGTCATTCCCGACATTGTCACAATGGCAAAG GGTATTGGCAATGGCCTACCACTAGGAGCAGTTGTCACAACTCCTGAAATAGCAAGTGTGATGTCCAAaagaatccaattcaacacttttGGCGGAAATCCGGTATGTTCTGCTGGTGGACTAGCTGTGCTCAAGGTTCTGGACAAGGAAAAGCGTCAAGCACATTGCGCCGATGTTGGTTTCCAATTGATAGATCGGCTGAGAACGCTTCAGCAAAAGCATGACA TTATTGGAGATGTCAGAGGCAGGGGATTGATGTTGGGAGTAGAACTTGTATCCGATAAGGACAAGACACCTGCCAAGGCAGAGGCAGCAGTCTTGTTTGAGAAGCTTAAGG ATCTGGGAGTTCTGGTTGGGAAAGGAGGTCTTCATGGTAATGTTTTTAGAATAAAGCCGCCGATGTGCTTCACCAAACAGGATGCAG ATTTCTTGGTCGACGCACTTGACTATGCCATTTCGCGCTTGTGA
- the LOC135595909 gene encoding uncharacterized protein LOC135595909, protein MLLRRLLFSAARHFSSSAPSGGVAAESRTQKLERIADELLSLTKEERNDYSILFRLKLGLNQLVQAGGGLPSAGTGPGVEAATEEKEKTAFDIKLEKFDAAAKIKIIKEVRTFTDLGLKEAKELVEKAPVVLKKGVTKEEAEAIAAKLKEVGATVALE, encoded by the coding sequence ATGCTGCTCCGCCGCCTCCTCTTCTCCGCCGCCCGCCACTTCTCTTCTTCCGCACCCTCCGGCGGAGTTGCGGCCGAGTCGCGGACCCAGAAGCTCGAGCGAATCGCCGATGAGCTTCTTTCTTTGACTAAGGAGGAGCGCAATGACTACTCCATCCTCTTCCGCCTCAAGCTCGGCCTCAATCAATTGGTTCAGGCCGGAGGCGGCTTGCCCTCGGCGGGGACGGGTCCGGGTGTCGAGGCCGCCaccgaggagaaggagaagactgCGTTCGACATCAAGCTCGAGAAGTTTGACGCCGCGGCCAAGATCAAGATCATCAAGGAGGTGAGGACGTTCACCGACCTGGGGCTGAAGGAGGCCAAGGAGTTGGTGGAGAAGGCCCCCGTGGTGCTCAAGAAGGGGGTGACcaaggaggaggcggaggcgatCGCTGCCAAACTCAAGGAAGTCGGCGCCACAGTTGCGTTGGAGTGA